One region of Gossypium raimondii isolate GPD5lz chromosome 6, ASM2569854v1, whole genome shotgun sequence genomic DNA includes:
- the LOC105771964 gene encoding uncharacterized protein LOC105771964, producing MLVSPATETGSHDHMPRDDALSQAMLRILKTIAGPNIGPGGRGYIDAKRRDFQNLTQEDCSVAEYEAGFLRLSSYERGMVAIQCECCVRFEDGLRDSLRVLIAPQRERDFSALVEKAKIAEEVKHVERQNRDKKRGKNKRDSEPSSSVMRPKNKVRSGGPIRVGAPITPTRITLCRHCGRRHSGECWRTTEACLKCRSTEHSVRECLLRANQVQVEGSGTAQPPGAEARQSALVYAFHRQEDRDAPDVIMGTFLIFDMPYTVLIDIGSTHSFVACSISKNLGIPVESTSSEVAILNSLGQSVRVSKLYMDVSLEVQGTVFLANLMELPFGEFDMILGMDWLVKHRVSLDCTTKRVVLRTEGGNEVVVIGERQNYLANVISVLVAEKLVRKRCEAYLAYVSVSASEDSIVKDIKTVRDFLDIFPKELPGLPPNQKVEFGIELLPGTA from the exons ATGCTGGTTTCACCTGCTACAGAGACTGGGTCTCATGATCATATGCCCAGGGACGATGCCTTGTCCCAGGCTATGTTGAGGATATTAAAGACGATTGCTGGGCCCAATATTGGACCTGGGGGCCGAGG CTACATTGATGCTAAAAGACGTGATTTTCAGAATCTCACGCAAGAGGATTGTtcagtggccgagtatgaggccgGGTTTCTAAGATTGAGTAGCTATGAGCGAGGCATGGTGGCGATTCAATGTGAGTGTTGTGTCCGCTTCGAGGATGGACTCAGGGACAGTTTGAGAGTTCTGATAGCTCCGCAGAGAGAGCGTGACTTTTCAGCACTGGTAGAGAAGGCAAAGATTGCCGAGGAGGTGAAGCACGTTGAGCGACAAAACCGGGATAAGAAGAGaggcaagaataagagggattcggaGCCTTCTAGTTCTGTGATGAGGCCTAAGAATAAGGTTAGATCCGGTGGGCCAATTAGAGTTGGGGCCCCTATTACACCTACTAGGATCACGCTTTGTAGGCATTGTGGAAGACGCCATTCGGGCGAATGTTGGAGGACAACTGAGGCTTGTTTAAAATGTAGGTCTACTGAACACAGTGTTCGAGAGTGTCTGCTGAGGGCCAATCAGGTGCAAGTTGAGGGTTCTGGTACTGCACAGCCACCGGGG GCTGAGGCAAGACAGTCGGCCCTAGTTTATGCTTTTCATCGCCAAGAGGATAGAGATGCTCCAGACGTTATCATGGGCACGTTTCTTATTTTTGATATGCCTTACACTGTgttgatagatataggatctacGCATTCCTTTGTTGCTTGTTCTATTTCCAAAAACCTAGGGATTCCAGTTGAGAGTACTTCTAGTGAGGTGGCTATACTAAACTCGCTGGGGCAATCTGTTAGAGTTAGCAAACTGTACATGGATGTTTCTTTAGAGGTACAAGGGACAGTATTTCTGGCTAATTTGATGGAGCTTCCGTTTGGGGAGTTCGATATGATATTGGGGATGGACTGGTTGGTCAAGCATCGTGTCAGTTTGGACTGTACGACTAAGAGGGTTGTATTGAGAACTGAAGGGGGTAATGAAGTAGTTGTGATTGGGGAACGTCAGAATTACTTGGCTAACGTGATCTCTGTACTGGTAGCTGAAAAACTTGTTCGCAAGAGATGTGAGGCGTATTTGGCCTACGTAAGCGTTTCCGCTTCGGAGGACTCTATTGTTAAGGACATCAAAACTGTGAGGGATTTTTTAGACATCTTTCCTAAGGAGCTACCGGGTTTACCTCCGAATCAGaaagtggagtttgggattgagcttCTCCCTGGTACAGCCTAG